One window from the genome of Micromonospora aurantiaca ATCC 27029 encodes:
- a CDS encoding aspartate aminotransferase family protein produces MANATDHLWMHFTRMASYPAGEVPTIVRGEGAYVWDAQGRRYLDGLAGLFVVNAGHGRAELAEAAAKQAGELAYFPLWSYAHPKAVELAEKIATLTPGDLNRVFFTTGGSEAVEAAWKLARAYFKRTGKPTKHKVVSRYIAYHGTSMGALSITGLPGIKTDFEPLVPGGIKVPNTNFYRAPEHGDDAEAFGRWAADEIGRAIEREGPETVAAVFLEPVQNSGGCFPPPPGYFERVREICDAYDVLLVSDEVICSWGRLGEYFGAVRYGYQPDIITTAKGITSGYAPLGAMIAGERLMEPFLTETGMFAHGVTFGGHPVSCAVALANLEVFAREDLIGHVRANEGAFRSTLEKLHDLPIVGDVRGDGYFYGIELVKDKTTRETFDEAESERLLRGFLSTALFDAGLYCRADDRGDPVVQLAPPLIADQQHFDEIEQILRAVLTEAWSRL; encoded by the coding sequence ATGGCCAACGCCACCGACCATCTCTGGATGCACTTCACCCGCATGGCGAGCTACCCGGCCGGCGAGGTTCCGACAATCGTCCGGGGCGAGGGCGCGTACGTCTGGGACGCGCAGGGCCGCCGCTACCTGGACGGGCTGGCCGGGCTGTTCGTGGTGAACGCCGGTCACGGCCGCGCCGAGCTGGCCGAGGCCGCCGCCAAGCAGGCCGGCGAGCTGGCCTACTTCCCGCTCTGGTCGTACGCCCACCCGAAGGCCGTCGAGCTGGCCGAGAAGATCGCCACGCTCACCCCCGGCGACCTGAACCGGGTCTTCTTCACCACCGGCGGCTCCGAGGCCGTCGAGGCGGCGTGGAAGCTGGCCCGGGCCTACTTCAAGCGCACCGGCAAGCCCACCAAGCACAAGGTGGTCAGCCGCTACATCGCCTACCACGGCACCTCGATGGGCGCGCTGTCGATCACCGGCCTGCCCGGCATCAAGACCGACTTCGAACCGCTGGTACCCGGTGGCATCAAGGTGCCGAACACCAACTTCTACCGGGCCCCCGAGCACGGCGACGACGCCGAGGCGTTCGGCCGCTGGGCCGCCGACGAGATCGGCCGGGCGATCGAGCGGGAGGGGCCGGAGACGGTCGCCGCCGTCTTCCTGGAGCCGGTGCAGAACTCCGGCGGCTGCTTCCCGCCGCCGCCCGGCTACTTCGAGCGGGTACGCGAGATCTGCGACGCGTACGACGTGCTGCTCGTCAGCGACGAAGTGATCTGCTCCTGGGGCCGGCTCGGCGAGTACTTCGGCGCCGTGCGCTACGGCTACCAGCCGGACATCATCACCACCGCCAAGGGCATCACCTCCGGCTACGCCCCGCTCGGCGCGATGATCGCCGGCGAGCGGCTGATGGAGCCGTTCCTCACCGAGACCGGCATGTTCGCGCACGGGGTGACGTTCGGCGGCCACCCGGTCTCCTGCGCGGTCGCGCTGGCCAACCTGGAGGTGTTCGCCCGGGAGGACCTGATCGGGCACGTCCGTGCGAACGAGGGCGCGTTCCGGTCCACCCTGGAGAAGCTGCACGACCTGCCGATCGTCGGCGACGTCCGGGGCGACGGCTACTTCTACGGCATCGAGCTGGTGAAGGACAAGACGACCCGGGAGACGTTCGACGAGGCCGAGTCCGAGCGGCTGCTGCGCGGCTTCCTGTCCACAGCGCTGTTCGACGCCGGGCTCTACTGCCGGGCCGACGACCGGGGCGACCCGGTGGTGCAGCTCGCCCCGCCGCTGATCGCCGACCAGCAGCACTTCGACGAGATCGAGCAGATCCTGCGCGCGGTGCTGACCGAGGCGTGGTCGCGGCTCTGA
- a CDS encoding Lrp/AsnC family transcriptional regulator, whose product MVNRHQENSNGARRVTVREGANHALLDDVAKQIIEQLQEDGRRPYASIGKAVGLSEAAVRQRVQRLLDAGVMQIVAVTDPLQLGFPRQAMIGLRTDGDLEPVADRLAEFEEIDYVVITAGSFDLLAEVVCRNDAHLLEILQKLRGVPGVLSTEAFVYLKLRKQTYSWGTA is encoded by the coding sequence ATGGTCAACCGGCACCAGGAGAACTCCAACGGCGCCCGCCGGGTCACGGTGCGTGAAGGAGCCAATCACGCTCTGCTCGACGACGTGGCCAAGCAGATCATCGAGCAGCTCCAGGAGGACGGGCGCCGCCCGTACGCGAGCATCGGCAAGGCGGTCGGCCTCTCCGAGGCGGCGGTACGCCAGCGGGTGCAACGGCTGCTCGACGCGGGCGTCATGCAGATCGTCGCGGTCACCGATCCGCTCCAGCTCGGCTTCCCCCGCCAGGCCATGATCGGGCTGCGCACCGACGGCGACCTGGAACCCGTCGCCGACCGGCTGGCCGAGTTCGAGGAGATCGACTACGTGGTCATCACCGCCGGCTCGTTCGACCTGCTGGCCGAGGTGGTCTGCCGCAACGACGCACACCTGCTGGAGATCCTCCAGAAGCTGCGCGGCGTGCCCGGGGTGCTCTCCACCGAGGCGTTCGTCTACCTGAAGCTGCGCAAGCAGACCTACAGCTGGGGCACCGCCTGA
- a CDS encoding polyamine ABC transporter substrate-binding protein yields the protein MRSPLRPLTRRGLLTGTVGSAALLATAGTLAGCGTNGAQQTEAGCKSEDLSATEKKVAFSNWPQYMDTDEKDESKRPTLDAFVAASGIQVTYTEDVNDNNEFFGKVRNQLAGCQSTGRDIMVLTDWMAARMIRLGWVQKLDKSKMPNVEANLLSSLRGRSFDAETQLAVPWQSGLAGLAYNAKVAKEIRTVDELLTRPDLKGKVTVLSEMRDTIGLLLQSLGHDPAKFTPAQFDDALNKLKKAVDSKQIRRFTGNDYAPDLAKGDIAACIGWSGDVVQLGFEDDKIKFVVPESGVMLWSDNMLVPNKATHKANAEALMNHYYDPAVAAKLAAYVNYICPVQGAQAEMEKIDPDLATNPLIFPDDTMLSKAKVFMALDEAQEKEYETKFQQVIGA from the coding sequence ATGCGTAGTCCCCTCCGGCCCCTCACCCGGCGTGGTCTGCTCACCGGGACCGTCGGCTCGGCCGCGCTGCTCGCCACCGCGGGCACCCTGGCCGGCTGCGGGACCAATGGCGCCCAGCAGACCGAAGCCGGATGCAAGAGCGAGGATCTGTCCGCCACCGAGAAGAAGGTCGCCTTCTCGAACTGGCCGCAGTACATGGACACCGACGAGAAGGACGAGTCCAAGCGCCCCACGCTCGATGCGTTCGTCGCCGCGTCGGGCATCCAGGTGACGTACACCGAGGACGTCAACGACAACAACGAGTTCTTCGGCAAGGTGCGCAACCAGCTCGCCGGGTGTCAGAGCACCGGCCGGGACATCATGGTGCTCACCGACTGGATGGCCGCCCGGATGATCCGCCTCGGCTGGGTGCAGAAGCTCGACAAGTCGAAGATGCCCAACGTCGAGGCGAACCTGCTGTCGTCGCTGCGCGGGCGCTCCTTCGACGCCGAGACCCAGCTCGCGGTCCCGTGGCAGTCCGGGCTGGCCGGGCTCGCGTACAACGCGAAGGTCGCCAAGGAGATCCGCACCGTCGACGAGCTGCTCACCCGCCCCGATCTCAAGGGCAAGGTGACAGTGCTGTCGGAGATGCGCGACACCATCGGCCTGCTGCTCCAGTCGCTCGGCCACGACCCGGCCAAGTTCACCCCGGCCCAGTTCGACGACGCGCTGAACAAGCTGAAGAAGGCGGTGGACAGCAAGCAGATCCGGCGGTTCACCGGCAACGACTACGCGCCCGACCTGGCCAAGGGCGACATCGCCGCGTGTATCGGCTGGTCCGGCGACGTCGTGCAGCTCGGCTTCGAGGACGACAAGATCAAGTTCGTGGTGCCCGAGTCCGGCGTGATGCTCTGGTCGGACAACATGCTGGTGCCGAACAAGGCCACCCACAAGGCCAACGCCGAGGCGTTGATGAACCACTACTACGACCCGGCGGTGGCGGCGAAGCTGGCCGCGTACGTCAACTACATCTGCCCCGTGCAGGGCGCGCAGGCCGAGATGGAGAAGATCGACCCGGATCTGGCGACCAACCCGCTGATCTTCCCGGACGACACGATGCTGTCCAAGGCCAAGGTCTTCATGGCGCTCGACGAAGCGCAGGAGAAGGAGTACGAGACCAAGTTCCAGCAGGTGATCGGCGCGTGA
- a CDS encoding ABC transporter ATP-binding protein: MKGQQTPAGDLRLVDLTKRFGVFTAVDDLTLTIPQGSFFALLGASGCGKTTTLRMIAGLEQPTSGQVLLGEQDIAGLRPYKRPVNTVFQSYALFPHLDIHENVAFGLRRRGIRKVSDQVERMLALVQLEGYGRRRPAQLSGGQQQRVALARALINHPQVLLLDEPLGALDLKLRRQMQIELKRIQTEVGITFVHVTHDQEEAMTMADTVAVMNAGRIEQLGAPADIYEYPATAFVANFLGQSNLLAAEAGGRAADDVLVTAHGSRFSVPAGRARLTDGPAFLGVRPEKLHLADGPDGVPAGHQHVGGIVTDTSYVGVSTQYLVRTAWGSELSAFAANSGLGGRLAVGTAVTAHWDPRHAFLLPRAAGEDDQTAPLLDEPPVGASA; encoded by the coding sequence GTGAAGGGGCAGCAGACCCCGGCCGGTGACCTGCGACTGGTCGACCTGACCAAGCGGTTCGGCGTCTTCACCGCCGTCGACGACCTCACCCTCACGATCCCGCAGGGCTCGTTCTTCGCCCTGCTCGGCGCGTCCGGCTGCGGCAAGACCACCACACTGCGGATGATCGCCGGGCTGGAGCAGCCCACGAGCGGGCAGGTGCTGCTCGGCGAGCAGGACATCGCCGGGCTGCGGCCGTACAAGCGGCCGGTGAACACCGTCTTCCAGAGCTACGCCCTCTTCCCGCACCTGGACATCCACGAGAACGTGGCGTTCGGGCTGCGCCGCCGCGGCATCCGCAAGGTGAGCGACCAGGTGGAGCGGATGCTCGCCCTGGTGCAGCTTGAAGGGTACGGGCGGCGCCGCCCGGCCCAGCTCTCCGGCGGCCAGCAGCAGCGCGTCGCGCTGGCCCGGGCGCTCATCAACCACCCGCAGGTGCTGTTGCTCGACGAGCCGCTCGGCGCGCTCGACCTCAAGCTGCGCCGGCAGATGCAGATTGAGCTGAAGCGGATCCAGACCGAGGTCGGCATCACGTTCGTGCACGTCACCCACGACCAGGAGGAGGCCATGACGATGGCCGACACGGTCGCGGTGATGAACGCCGGCCGGATCGAGCAACTCGGTGCGCCCGCCGACATCTACGAGTACCCGGCCACCGCGTTCGTGGCGAACTTCCTCGGCCAGTCCAACCTGCTCGCCGCCGAAGCCGGCGGTCGCGCCGCCGACGACGTGCTGGTCACGGCGCACGGCTCGCGCTTCTCGGTGCCCGCCGGGCGGGCCCGGCTCACCGACGGGCCGGCCTTCCTCGGCGTACGTCCGGAGAAGCTGCACCTGGCCGACGGCCCGGACGGGGTGCCGGCCGGGCACCAGCACGTCGGCGGCATCGTCACCGACACCTCCTACGTCGGGGTGAGCACCCAGTACCTGGTGCGCACCGCGTGGGGCAGCGAGCTGTCCGCGTTCGCCGCGAACAGCGGGCTGGGCGGCCGCCTCGCCGTCGGTACGGCGGTGACCGCGCACTGGGATCCGCGGCACGCGTTCCTGCTGCCCCGGGCCGCCGGTGAGGACGACCAGACCGCGCCGCTGCTCGACGAGCCGCCGGTGGGTGCGTCGGCATGA
- a CDS encoding ABC transporter permease — translation MSALAHVPTSAGKPVPPPVRRGRSRLLPYLLLLPGAVWLLVFFALPLVQLASASLYDPAGSLSTGYAMTWAFSNYPDALQAYWPQFSRSFLYSAIALVLALLMGYPLAYAIAQKAGRWKNLLLVAVVAPMFTSFLVRTLAWKTILSDNGALVGLLRDVHLLGPDGRLLATPIAVVLGLTYNFLPFLVLPLYASLERLDSRLLEAASDLYASPLRAFAKVTLPLSMPGLIAGTLLFFIPATGDYINAELLGTPNEYMIGNVIDSAFLVRLDYPQGAALSFLLMAAILAIVFVYLRKAGTEEVL, via the coding sequence ATGAGCGCGCTGGCCCACGTACCGACCTCCGCCGGGAAGCCGGTGCCGCCGCCGGTGCGGCGCGGGCGCAGCCGCCTCCTGCCGTACCTGTTGCTGCTGCCCGGCGCGGTCTGGCTGCTCGTCTTCTTCGCGCTCCCGCTGGTGCAGCTCGCCTCGGCCAGCCTCTACGACCCGGCCGGCTCGCTCTCCACCGGGTACGCCATGACCTGGGCGTTCAGCAACTACCCGGACGCGTTGCAGGCGTACTGGCCGCAGTTCTCCCGGTCGTTCCTCTACTCGGCCATCGCGCTGGTGCTCGCGTTGCTGATGGGCTATCCGCTGGCGTACGCGATCGCGCAGAAGGCCGGCCGGTGGAAGAACCTGCTGCTGGTCGCGGTGGTCGCGCCGATGTTCACCAGCTTCCTGGTGCGCACGCTGGCCTGGAAGACCATCCTGTCGGACAACGGCGCGCTGGTCGGGCTGCTGCGCGACGTGCACCTGCTCGGCCCGGACGGCCGGCTGCTCGCCACCCCGATCGCCGTTGTGCTCGGCCTGACGTACAACTTCCTGCCGTTCCTGGTGCTGCCGCTGTACGCGAGCCTGGAGCGGCTCGATTCCCGGCTGCTGGAGGCGGCGAGCGACCTGTACGCGAGCCCGCTGCGCGCGTTCGCCAAGGTCACGCTGCCGCTGTCGATGCCCGGTCTGATCGCCGGCACGCTGCTGTTCTTCATCCCGGCCACCGGTGACTACATCAACGCCGAGCTGCTCGGTACGCCGAACGAGTACATGATCGGCAACGTCATCGACTCGGCGTTCCTGGTCCGGCTGGACTATCCGCAGGGCGCGGCGCTGTCGTTCCTGCTGATGGCCGCGATCCTGGCGATCGTCTTCGTCTACCTGCGGAAGGCCGGCACGGAGGAGGTTCTGTGA
- a CDS encoding ABC transporter permease, producing the protein MNGLRRWLADRWVMGVALLVLGYLTLPIMVVAGLSFNRPSSRLSYDFNEFTLDNWKQPCATSDMCDAVVRSMQIGLIATVVSTLLGTLMAFALVRHSFRGRSGLNGLIFLPMATPELVMGTSLLALFVAAGVPQGFWTIVIAHVMFCVSFVVVTVKARLSGMDRRLEEAAMDLYASEWQTFRRITLPLVLPGIVAAALLAFSLSFDDFIITNFNAGTTVTFPMYVWGASQRGIPPQVNVIGTAMFVIALLLVGATSLRGRRARRAALAMVATPAGKP; encoded by the coding sequence GTGAACGGACTCAGGCGCTGGCTCGCCGACCGGTGGGTGATGGGCGTGGCACTGCTCGTCCTCGGCTACCTGACGCTGCCGATCATGGTGGTCGCCGGCCTGTCCTTCAACCGGCCCTCCAGCCGGCTCTCCTACGACTTCAACGAGTTCACGCTCGACAACTGGAAGCAGCCCTGCGCCACCTCGGACATGTGCGACGCCGTGGTGCGCAGCATGCAGATCGGCCTCATCGCCACGGTCGTCTCCACGCTCCTCGGCACGCTGATGGCGTTCGCGCTGGTCCGGCACAGCTTCCGCGGCCGCTCCGGGCTCAACGGGCTGATCTTCCTGCCGATGGCCACCCCGGAACTCGTGATGGGCACCTCGCTGCTCGCCCTCTTCGTGGCCGCCGGGGTGCCGCAGGGCTTCTGGACCATCGTCATCGCGCACGTCATGTTCTGCGTGTCGTTCGTCGTGGTCACCGTGAAGGCCCGGCTCTCCGGCATGGACCGGCGGCTGGAGGAAGCCGCGATGGACCTGTACGCCAGCGAGTGGCAGACGTTCCGCCGGATCACGCTGCCGCTCGTGCTACCCGGCATCGTGGCCGCCGCGCTGCTGGCGTTCTCGCTCAGCTTCGACGACTTCATCATCACGAACTTCAACGCCGGCACCACTGTCACGTTCCCCATGTACGTCTGGGGCGCCTCCCAGCGGGGCATCCCGCCGCAGGTGAACGTGATCGGCACGGCCATGTTCGTGATCGCGTTGCTGCTGGTCGGGGCCACCTCGCTGCGCGGGCGGCGGGCGCGACGGGCCGCCCTCGCGATGGTTGCCACACCGGCGGGCAAGCCATGA